One genomic window of Halococcus salifodinae DSM 8989 includes the following:
- the cysS gene encoding cysteine--tRNA ligase: protein MTLRVTNTLSGEKEPFEPADPESVLLYVCGLTVYDPAHLGHARLWVHADVMDRWLSARGYDVRHVENFTDVNEKIVAQIGADERGDSEDEVAQTFIRETVRDMRSLNLKRAEVYPRVSEHVPEIIDLVETLIEKGYAYESGGSVYFDVTEFEEYGKLSNQNLDELEEQGDPDERSEKRHPADFALWKTGAVPPEDLADHRPAEADSIDEASGETWESPWSEGRPGWHIECSAMSRATLGETLDIHVAGQDIAFPHNENEIAQSEAATGERFARYWLHVRLLETDDEKMSSSLGNYATVEEAVAELGANVVRTFLLSASYSQRQTYSDATIEEAVDRWERLERAHERAVAAIDGPDARAKVEDGELRETVVDAKERFETAMDDDFNTREALSALAEIATALNTHLDANGVYDYRGLKAAIEAFEELGGEVLGLVFGGSGADGTGGGDGEVRLADELVELVLDVRESERAAGNYDRADDLRAELEALGVTIEDTDDGPRFDVGDVE from the coding sequence ATGACGCTGCGCGTGACGAACACGCTGTCCGGGGAGAAAGAGCCGTTCGAGCCAGCCGATCCCGAGTCGGTGTTGCTCTACGTCTGTGGGCTCACGGTGTACGACCCGGCACACCTCGGTCACGCGCGCCTGTGGGTCCACGCCGACGTGATGGACCGCTGGCTCTCCGCCCGTGGCTACGACGTCCGCCACGTCGAGAACTTCACCGACGTCAACGAGAAGATCGTCGCGCAGATCGGAGCCGACGAGCGCGGTGACTCGGAGGACGAAGTCGCCCAAACGTTCATCCGCGAAACCGTCCGTGACATGCGCTCGCTCAATCTCAAGCGCGCGGAGGTCTACCCACGTGTCTCCGAGCACGTCCCCGAGATCATCGATCTCGTCGAGACCCTGATCGAGAAGGGGTATGCCTACGAATCGGGTGGTTCAGTGTACTTCGACGTCACCGAATTCGAGGAGTACGGTAAGCTCTCGAATCAGAACCTCGACGAGCTCGAAGAGCAGGGAGATCCCGACGAGCGCAGCGAGAAGCGCCACCCCGCGGACTTCGCACTCTGGAAGACCGGGGCCGTGCCGCCCGAAGATCTCGCCGATCACCGGCCAGCGGAGGCCGATTCGATCGACGAAGCGAGCGGCGAGACGTGGGAATCGCCGTGGAGCGAGGGTCGTCCCGGGTGGCACATCGAATGCTCGGCGATGAGCAGGGCCACCCTCGGCGAAACCCTCGATATTCACGTCGCCGGCCAGGACATCGCGTTCCCGCACAACGAAAACGAGATCGCACAGAGCGAGGCCGCCACTGGGGAACGGTTCGCGCGCTACTGGCTCCACGTCCGCCTGCTCGAAACCGACGACGAGAAGATGAGTTCGAGCCTGGGGAACTACGCCACCGTCGAGGAAGCGGTCGCGGAGCTCGGCGCGAACGTCGTGCGGACCTTCCTGCTCTCAGCGTCGTACAGCCAACGACAGACCTACAGCGACGCTACCATCGAGGAGGCCGTAGACCGGTGGGAGCGCCTCGAACGCGCCCACGAGCGCGCCGTCGCAGCCATCGACGGCCCCGACGCACGGGCGAAAGTCGAGGATGGAGAGCTACGGGAGACGGTCGTAGACGCCAAAGAAAGGTTCGAAACCGCGATGGACGACGATTTCAACACCCGCGAGGCGCTGTCGGCGCTCGCCGAAATCGCGACCGCTCTCAACACCCACCTCGACGCGAACGGGGTGTACGACTATCGCGGACTCAAAGCAGCCATCGAGGCGTTCGAGGAACTCGGCGGCGAGGTGCTCGGCCTCGTGTTCGGCGGCAGCGGTGCGGACGGTACAGGTGGTGGAGACGGCGAGGTCCGCCTCGCCGACGAACTTGTCGAACTCGTGCTCGACGTCCGTGAATCCGAGCGCGCGGCAGGCAACTACGACCGAGCCGACGATCTCCGGGCCGAGCTCGAAGCACTCGGCGTCACGATCGAGGACACCGACGACGGTCCCCGGTTCGATGTCGGAGACGTCGAGTGA
- a CDS encoding DR2241 family protein gives MNDTQLSALREAAADGVSCDGLRVERIGEEYTFATPEATHEGLDEESFDALAQENPWLVSNWHFWAGASETRRAYCRWIERADELGVRERYEALVEGLSREWGELLVTAGLGEDGERVYELRHVDDADTEPDALALHDDPLDAREIATADEDGRYRPLKTAPTLRRGWRFAGLDARDLVRTVEFFYPATVTNWFREREGDLDVTHFRETADRQTGIYQVVDELDEDGVENLAAACCVDSQCCKRREWDEDEETKLDVPRGDGAFPCREPCSLVIAAARQWAILENEESRTYEFELTPSEKNQIEDILGAVADGRTDEIREADVGDGANRYRARYLRAKRTDEDGNFENVVERQ, from the coding sequence ATGAACGACACACAGTTGAGCGCGCTCCGCGAAGCCGCCGCCGACGGCGTGTCGTGTGACGGACTCCGCGTCGAGCGGATAGGCGAGGAGTACACCTTCGCGACCCCCGAGGCGACCCACGAGGGCCTCGACGAGGAGTCGTTCGACGCGCTCGCCCAGGAAAACCCGTGGCTGGTCTCGAACTGGCATTTCTGGGCGGGTGCGAGCGAGACTCGCCGGGCGTACTGCCGGTGGATCGAGCGCGCCGACGAGTTGGGCGTGCGCGAGCGTTACGAGGCACTCGTCGAGGGGCTCTCTCGCGAGTGGGGGGAACTCCTCGTCACGGCCGGACTCGGCGAGGACGGCGAGCGCGTCTACGAGCTCCGCCACGTCGACGACGCCGACACGGAGCCCGACGCACTCGCACTCCACGACGACCCGCTCGACGCGCGTGAGATCGCCACCGCCGACGAGGACGGCCGGTATCGACCGCTGAAGACTGCTCCGACGCTCCGGCGAGGCTGGCGGTTCGCGGGCCTCGACGCTCGCGATCTCGTTCGAACTGTGGAGTTCTTCTACCCGGCGACGGTGACGAACTGGTTCCGTGAGCGCGAGGGCGATCTCGACGTGACTCACTTCCGCGAGACCGCAGACCGTCAGACCGGGATCTATCAGGTAGTCGACGAACTCGACGAAGACGGTGTCGAAAACCTCGCCGCCGCGTGCTGTGTCGACTCGCAGTGTTGCAAGCGCCGCGAGTGGGACGAGGACGAGGAAACAAAGCTCGACGTCCCACGTGGCGACGGCGCGTTCCCGTGTCGGGAGCCGTGTTCGCTCGTGATCGCCGCCGCCCGGCAGTGGGCGATCCTCGAAAACGAGGAGTCACGCACCTACGAGTTCGAGCTAACGCCGAGCGAGAAGAACCAGATCGAGGATATCCTGGGTGCGGTCGCCGACGGCCGGACTGACGAGATCCGCGAGGCAGACGTCGGAGATGGCGCGAACCGCTATCGAGCACGGTATCTCCGAGCGAAGCGGACCGACGAGGACGGGAACTTCGAGAACGTGGTCGAGCGTCAGTAG
- a CDS encoding CbiX/SirB N-terminal domain-containing protein: MPALVIAAHGSHLNPGSHDPAFAHADTIRAAGAFDEVREAFWKEEPSFREVLRTVESEEVYVVPLFVSEGYFTEQVIPRELRLEGWDVAEWDSDGTDADHVTLTADDVEKTVHYCGPVGTHESMTDVIVQRAETVTGDPDVGEGFGIAVVGHGTDRNENSAKAIEYHAERVRETERFDEVQALFMDEEPEVDDVAEYFEAEDVVVVPLFVADGYHTQEDIPEDMGLTDDYREGYDVPTEVDDTRIWYAGAVGTEALLADVLLERAADAGADVGNALDLVRQRTGGTAAAGD; the protein is encoded by the coding sequence ATGCCGGCGCTCGTCATCGCCGCCCACGGCTCGCACCTGAACCCTGGCTCGCACGACCCGGCGTTCGCCCACGCCGACACGATCCGTGCGGCCGGCGCGTTCGACGAGGTCCGCGAGGCGTTCTGGAAGGAAGAACCGTCCTTTCGCGAGGTGCTTCGCACCGTCGAGAGCGAGGAGGTGTACGTCGTCCCGCTGTTCGTGAGCGAGGGCTACTTCACCGAGCAGGTCATCCCGCGCGAGCTCCGCCTGGAGGGATGGGACGTCGCGGAGTGGGATTCGGACGGCACCGACGCCGACCACGTCACGCTCACCGCAGACGACGTCGAGAAAACCGTCCACTACTGCGGCCCCGTGGGAACCCACGAATCGATGACCGACGTGATCGTCCAGCGCGCCGAGACCGTCACCGGCGATCCCGACGTGGGCGAGGGATTTGGGATCGCCGTCGTCGGCCACGGCACGGACCGCAACGAGAACTCCGCAAAGGCGATCGAGTACCACGCCGAGCGGGTCCGCGAGACCGAGCGGTTCGACGAGGTCCAGGCGCTGTTCATGGACGAGGAGCCCGAAGTCGACGACGTGGCCGAGTACTTCGAGGCCGAGGACGTGGTAGTAGTCCCCCTCTTCGTCGCCGATGGCTATCACACCCAAGAGGACATCCCCGAGGACATGGGGCTGACCGACGACTACCGAGAGGGGTACGACGTTCCGACCGAAGTCGACGACACCCGCATCTGGTATGCCGGCGCGGTCGGGACCGAGGCGCTGTTGGCCGACGTCCTCCTCGAACGCGCGGCCGACGCGGGCGCGGACGTCGGGAACGCGCTCGATCTCGTCCGCCAGCGAACCGGTGGCACCGCCGCGGCGGGCGATTAA
- a CDS encoding DUF7523 family protein, giving the protein MSLAADTRAAVRRAPFVHHALRAGILNYTAAAHFLDVGETDAVTAALRRYAEDLPEYETAPREARVTMRSGLGVESEDEAGNGAADEQDPLLAVGGTELVDGGSLTGVLATGTVDARALATVLDRLAVEDIDVTAAGVAGDGLIVAVERRDGPDAVRIIEDALSAVPEVWTPTD; this is encoded by the coding sequence ATGTCGCTCGCAGCCGACACCCGCGCGGCCGTCCGGCGGGCTCCGTTCGTCCATCACGCACTCCGTGCCGGCATCCTGAACTACACCGCTGCCGCCCACTTTCTCGACGTGGGCGAGACCGACGCGGTCACAGCCGCGCTCCGGCGGTACGCCGAGGACCTCCCCGAGTACGAGACCGCGCCCCGCGAAGCACGAGTGACGATGCGGAGCGGTCTCGGCGTCGAGAGTGAGGACGAAGCCGGGAACGGTGCTGCCGACGAGCAGGACCCACTGCTCGCGGTCGGTGGAACCGAGCTCGTCGACGGCGGCTCGCTGACGGGCGTCCTCGCAACCGGCACGGTCGACGCCCGGGCGCTCGCGACCGTACTCGATCGGCTCGCCGTCGAGGATATCGATGTCACCGCGGCTGGCGTCGCTGGGGACGGATTGATCGTGGCGGTCGAGCGCCGTGACGGCCCCGATGCGGTGCGAATCATCGAGGACGCGCTGTCTGCGGTTCCAGAAGTATGGACTCCGACGGATTGA